The Salvia splendens isolate huo1 unplaced genomic scaffold, SspV2 ctg551, whole genome shotgun sequence region atttggtgaaattcagaaattaaatgagggaaatgacatatttaccccgtgcttttttttatgaagtaaatctaagtttgaatctcaaccacaagattagaaaatatgtgtggttcagatttagttatagggttattacgtgatttaggggttatcatatgatcacaactctatatataatatatatataaaattgcaTCGGATTCCTTTTTACTTGATAATTTGTAACAAGCGAATATATTTGATGcgtatatagtagtactatattatatCCAAATATATGGAAAATTATTGTATAAGTATACTAGTAAAATATAAGTTCATATTTTAATTGCACTGTGCAATTAGCCGGCAAGTAACGGTTACATACGtcatatagtactataatatgTTAACTTGTAAGTTGATTGTTTGTATCTCAATGAGTACTCCAAAGTAGATAGAgtatataatatagtagtaattgAAAAAAGCCTTTGAAAGCAGATGTGAGATCAAAATTGTTAACACTTGATGATGAATTTGGAGGTGTGTGTGTTTGATGTGTGTTTGATCGAGAGAGAAGAGTAGAGAAATCTTGAGTGGAAGATTTATTCAAGCTCTCAATTGGATTGACTAAGTACTTCACATCTAACTCAACAAACTATAAACTCAACAAACTATTTAAATCTACACAAAACTAACGGTCAAACCTAATCGACGGCTGAGATTTAATCGTGCCCATACAAATTTGATCCGACGGCTACTGAACGATCTTAGCTCAGTTAGCTCGCGACTTCAGCTCAACGCAGCTCGATGCAGCTGATCCATCAACAATCcacaaactccaccttgatgGCTCAGCTAACTCTTTTAAGCTTTACTAAACTCATGCATAACTCCAGCTTCGCCCTTGGTAGAGGCTTTGTCAGCATATCAGCCGGGTTCTCGGCTGTGTCAACCTTGAAGACCTTTATTTCTCTTTCCTCTATTCTTTCCCGAATGAAGTGCAAtcgcacatcaatgtgcttactTCGTTCATGATACACTTGATGTTTTGCCAAACATAGAGCATTATTATTGTCGCATCCAATACTCACAGATTCTTGGAGTATACCAAAATCTTTCAATATGCCTCTGAGCCATGAGCATTCTTTCACCGCTGAGGTCAATGACATGAATTCGACCTCAGTAGTAGACAAGGCTACCACTGATTGAAGGCTGCTCTTCCAGCTTATAATTGAACCATATAGAGTGAATAGGTAGCCTGATTGGGACCTTCTTGTGTCTAAATTTCCAGCAAAATCAGAGTCACTCCATCCCATCAGAGCATCCCCCACATATTCACTACCACCATCAAACAAGATCCCAAAATCAGTAGCTCCTTTCAAGTATCTCATTAGCCACTTCAATGCAGACCAATGTTCCTTTCATAACTAGTCATGTATCTACTATTTACTGATATGGCTTGTGCTATATCTGGCCGTGTGCATATCATAGTATACATTATGCTACCAATGATATTCGCATAAGGTACACTATGCATTTCTCTCATTTCAGCCTCATTCTTTGGCTTCTGTTCTGCTGTCAGTTTGTAGTGCTGACCCATTGGCACAACCACTTCCTTAATGCCttccattttgaatttcttcaacagCTGGACACATAGTCAGCTTGTGTGAGCCATATTTCCTTGCTCTCCTTTCTCCTCACTATAGACATGCCCAAAATTCTCCCCAGCTGgccccaaatccttcatttcaaaagcATTTCTGAGATCCCCTTTTACTTTCTGAATCTCATCTAAGTCTGCTCCAGCCaacaacatatcatctacatacaatagTAGATAAGCAACAACTGCTCCACCTACACCCTTTATGTAAACACATTCATCATAAGATGATCTCAGAAATCCACTCTTGATCATGTGTTCATTGAACTTCATGTGCCACTGACGGCTGGCTTGTTTCAAACCATAGATACTTTTCATTAACAAGCAAACCTTGCTTTCATCCCCAGGCTTTACAAAGCCCGTTGGCTGAGCCATGTAGATAGTCTCCTTTAGGTCACCATGCAAGAATGTTGTCTTGACATCTAATTGTTCAAGTTCCCAGTCTTTTCTAGCCACTACAGCCAGCAAGATTCTTATTGAAGTATGCTTCACCACAGGGGAAAACACCTCATCATAATCAATCCCATGTTCCCGTGTAAAGCCCCTAGCCACTAGCTTGGCTTTGTACCTCAGTTTATCACCATCAGCAgcttctatttttcttttgaaTATCCACTTGCAGCTCACTATTCTTCTTCCATCTGGTCTCTCCACCAGCACCCGTGTTCCATTTTTCAATAATGAGTCAATCTCATCAATCATAGCTTGCATCCATTTCTCCCAATCTTTACTTCTAGTTGCTTCCTCATAGGTGCTAGGCTCATAGTACTCAACTTCCTCTGCAGCTATCAGACAGAAAAATAAGTATTTTGCATCAGAATACATGCTTGATGGCTTTACATTTCTCCTCACTCTATCCCGGGCTAACTTCCAACTCCCTTGAGTATCAGGACTGGATTGTTGCATCTACTGAGGTGACTGTGAACCATTATTGACATCAGATTCAACAGCTTCCACTTTATCATGGTTATCTCCATGCTCCACCTCAACTTCAGTCATTTCAGGAGCAACCACCTTCTCAACTTCATCATTTTGAGTTGTACCCAATTTCTTCTTGAAAGGCAAGTCATTCTCCCAGAAAACCACATCTCTACTGATAACTATTTTTCCATTCTCAGGCTCAATGCACCAGAGCCTGTAGCCTTTCACCCCTGGTTGATAACCCATCATGATGCATTTAATAGCTCTTGCTTCAAGTTTTCCTTGCCTAAGATGTGCAAAATGCCTTGCAGCCAAAAGTCCTCTGTTTCTCATAACTACACTGCCTACCAAACCATCTGCTATCTGGTATATCTCCATTCAAGCTTGATGTGGGACACTTATTCAACAACATAACAGCTGTAGAGGCTGCCTCTGCCTAGAAACGTTTCTCCAGACTAGCAGCAATCAACATACATCTGGTTCTTTCCAAAATGGTGCGGTTTGCTCTCTCTGCCACACCATTTTATTGTGGATTCAATGGTACTGTCCTGTGCCTTTTAATCCCTTTGAACTTGCAAAAATCATCAAACTCTCTTGATAGATATTCCAGACCATTGTCTGTTCTCAAGCATCCTAGACTTGTGCCTTTTGATTTCTCTTTCAATATGTATATCCACATCTTCCTGAAGAAATCATCAATAGTGCTCATGTAGTACTTTCCACCTCCAACGGACTTTACCTGAGCAGGTCCCAACAAATCACTGTGGGCATAATCAAGTGGTCTTGTGGATGTATGCATGGCCTTTGGGTAGCTCATTCTCTTAGCCTTCCCCAGTATGCACTCCTCACACTGCACTGAGTCACCATCAGTCTCATCACAATGCACAAGTCCTCTCTTGACTAATTCTTTCACAGTCCCCATGGCTGGGTGGCCAAGTCTGGAGTGCCATGTCCTCATATTTTCAGTGACAAGAACACAGGCTTCCTCTGTGCCTCCCTTTTGGACAGTAGCTGCCATGTAATACATGTTGTCTCTTCTTTCTACTTTCATCAATAACTTTCCTGATTTATTAATGGTCATCACACCAGCCTCATAGACAAATTTGCAACCCTTTTTCTCAAGAGATTCCAATGATATCAAATTCCTTTTTATCTCAGGAATGTATCTAACTGAGTTGAGCATAATGTTGCAGCCATTCTCAACCTTCAGTATGATGGTACCAATTCCTTTTATTGAACAGATCTGATTATTTCCCAAAATGACAGATCCTGAGGTTTCTTTCATATCCTCAAACCAAGACAAGTTATGACTCATATGAAAGCTACATcccgagtccatgatccaagagCCGTTTTCCTTCCTATCTGTCACATTCAAGGCCATTGGAAGCTCATACTCCTCAACTTCCTCAGTTGAATTCACAACCTTCCCCCCACCTTCTtgttgcttcttcttccaagcATAACAGTCCTTCTTGAGGTGGCCTGGTGCTTGCACCAGTGACAAGAGCGAGTTTCCTTTTGTTCATTTGGAGTAATCTTGGGAGCATCATTGTGTTTCTTGTACGGATTTTTCCCTTTGAACTTCTTTACATTCAAACTTTCAGAGATCGAGTTTCCTGACCTCATTTCAACATTCTGCAGCTCCTTTGATCTCAAGGCCGACTGCACCTCAAGAAATGTCACAGTCTTCTCACGCCCATACAAGATAGCATCACGGAGTTGATCATAATTCGATGGGAGCTCATTCAATAACAGAATCACATTATCCTCATCACCAATCGATACATCTATATTCTCCAGATCATCAATAGTCTTATTAAAATCCTCTAATTGTTCTAACACCCCTTTTCCCTCCAATAACTTATATGAATATAATCGTTGCTTCATAATCAATCTATTCGCAAGTGATTTAGTGAGATACAAATCTTCCAGTTTAGCCAATATACATGCAGCCGTTTTTTCTCTTGAAATTTCGAGCAGGACCTTGTCCCCAAGGCAAAGAACAATAGTGTTGTAGGCCATCGCTTCAATCTCTGCACGCTGTTGAACCACCTTCTTATCAAGATCTTCATCCTCTGCCTCTTTTGCCTTGATCGTTGGAGCGGATGACAGACCTTGTTGAGTAAGCATTGCCCGTATCTTCATTTTCCAAAGTGCAAAATCATTCTTGCATGTAAATTTCTCCGCCTCAAACCTCGATGCCATTTCTGTCGCAGATCCGATTCCTCTCACAAGATTCTCTTGAAGAAAATcgttttcccacagacggcgccaattgttaaCACTTGATGATGAATTTGGAGGTGTGTGTGTTTGATCGAGAGAGAAGAGTAGAGAAATCTTGAGTGGAAGATTTATTCAAGCTCTCAATTGGATCGACTAACTACTTCACAACAAACTAAACAAACTATTTAAATCGACACAAAACTAATGGTCGAATCTAATCGGCGCCTGAGATTTAATCGTGCCTATACAAATTTGATCCGACGGCTACTGAACGATCTTAGCTCAGTTAGCTTGCAACTTCAGCTCAACGTAGCTCGATGCAGCTGATCCATCAATTAATCCacaaaaattatacacaaaaaagatgaaatttcaaatttctatAGTGATTCCACTTGTGCATTTGACTCGTAGACCAAACTTAATAGTGAAATAATAACCTTAGGTCCTTAATAATTTGAATCTCATAAGACGGCATATCACAGCCGatatattgtgtgtgtgtgtgtgtgtttgaatATTCAAGATTGAATAATGATTTGTGAAAAAATACGAGAAATAGTAAATCACTAAAttcgtgtttttttttattttgttttcgaCATCAATCAATGTGCAAGTAAAAGTTGGTTTACGAAAACAAATAAAGCGACAAGAAGGCATACATATATATTTCTGATTGGAAATAATGGCATCGAGTGCGACATTAGACCTACcagcacaatacacacacaacCCCTACATAGTTATATACTTACATCACTAGTGGAGTATTAAATTGCAATGATCATTAATTTTTCCTGATCATAGTGATTACCATTTAGTAGCGCCATTCTGTTTATTATGTGCCTTTTCAACGCCTACTTTTGCTTTATTCCAAAAAAATATTGGTATTGATTACCAATTATTCTCTTTATTTAATTACTATATCAAGCGTCGTTGCATGCTTACTTTTCTAATCTATGATAGAGAAAGATAATGGaagaaaaatcaagaaaattgcATTTGGACATAACACAAGACTCCTAATTTTAAtagatatattaaaaataacaaagaACACACAAACTCTAGCGATTCTCTAATTACAAAATAATTGACTCTGATTCCGATAAATAAACAGAACCAACCAATTTCGATTACCTCTACTCGTACTTAGCtatatataactaattttcacatgCACTaaatcagagagagagagagacagagagagagaccCAGTTCAATACTAGTGATTGATTTTCATGTGCTAGATTTTGTAATTAATCGATTAATTAACTTAATCCTCATTATAAAGTGGGGTGATTATTTAGCATTTGCATTGGATTCATAATCTGCTGAAGCTGCCGGACAACCAATACTTGGCGAATGTCCCAGAGTCTTTGCCGGAGCACCACTGCCTCGTTACGGAGGCGTTCGTTTTCGCCGCGGAACATCCGGGTTTGGGAAACAATGAGCCGGAGCCGGTTCATTTGTTCCCGGTTCCCAACCTTAAGCCGGTTCGCTTGGTTCCTCAGATTCTCCAAGTGTTTCTGTTTTCGCATTCGGGACCGCTGGGCCGACTCCCGGTTCGACATCATACGCCTGCGCTTTCGATCATCCAAAACAGTCTCACTGCACCCGGAccgttttttattaaatttatccGGGTCCTGGTCGTCAGAACCGGAGCTTAACGAGGTCTTAGGATCGTTCCTGTTCGAGTCAGCCGAACCGGAACTCAGAGCTGGGTTCTGGGTGGGTGAAACGGAGTTGGAACTAACCGATTCCGGTTCGATAGGAGCGACAACAGGCGGTTCATCTTGTTGGTTAAAGAGAAAAGGGAGGTCGTGGTTTTCCCAAGGGAAACCGGGTTCGAAGGGGTTGCCGAGGAGGGCATCGGCGGAGAAAGAAGCCGGAAAAGTGGACAACATGGCCGGAAAAGGGATAAGTgggagggagagaggagagaaggGGAAAAGGGAAGGAACGAAGGAGAGGAGAGCGGTATTTAAAGGCGAAACCGGGGGCAGTTGGGTGGGGGCAGTTCGGTCATTTAATGGGAAAATTGTGAGTCAGGCGGCACTAGTGGTGGTGGGGCTCTACAGCTTTAATGAGGGTTACATCAGCATGTGGTTCCCATCTTAAGCTTAGTCACGAAGAAATAAGACAGGTGGGATTGTTTTTCACACTGTGGTGACCTGACCACGTTTTAAGTGCTTTTAAGTACTGTTCATTGATTTTTACCTATTTACCTCAATCTCACTCCAACTAAAGTGTTTCTTTTATCATatacattaattaataaagatttattaaattaagtaaaatgaaaattatatagGACGTAGAGGGGTTATTAGTATTTAGAAGCTAGTCATTTTCTTTAAGCAATTATTGAATTTGGGgagaaaaacataaaaagaaattgaGATAACAAATGATTTTGAATGAAATGGAGAAGAATAGTCTTGGTCTCTTGGATAAAATGAGAAGAAAGTgaagaataagaaaatactATTCCCTCaaaaacaaatttatttaaGGTATGAATGAGAATGGCAAAATTTGGTGTGTTTATAAGAGGGAGATTAATGTTAAGTTGATAAAAGAGAAATTCGAGTTTTTACATTTAAAACAATAACAGTGTATACtgtaaatataaaacattcaaagagAGTTAAATAAGCTTTCAGACTCAGTTTTGCTATTTTTTTTCCTGTCTTATTCTTCACAATCTGAATCTTTTAGCAAGCCATATTtgttctatttaattttttttgttgaacataaaccgaacaatttttttttgttgaaccTAAACCTAACATTTTGGGTGCAATAAGCttccttgttttttattttgagatTTCCGAAGAGTTGAAATTTTAGTTAGCCactattttacttatttttttcaCACTTTGAAATTTTTAGCTAACCATGttcattactccctccgtccgtgaaatgtgaAATGTTATCcagttttactattttggtccatccatgaaaaattgttcactttgtttttttttcttctatttttgataaatgtTCTCCACTTTCCGCTAACtctttacactcacattctattataaagcTAATAggaatatataaatgtggaCTGGGATACTCATTACACTAACTTTTTAACTCATTTTTCTAtacttttcttaaaactcgtgccgagtcaaaataGAGCTTAATATCATTAACACACCTAATTAAATAGTAAATGCCACTCATTTCATTAGTTTGACTTTAACTATCAGATATTTTATGCATCCCATCACGGGAAAGAATTGACTGTACCGTTTGTTTAACATTCTAAATAATACTattgttttaattattaaagTATTTTTAAGGAAACAATTTCACCAAATAGTAGGTCATAACatttatataaaattgaaaataacaaTGAGTTAAAATAGTATAGATTTAATAATCAAACCTAATAATGCGTCTATCCTTCTACAGTTCTATGCAACCATATGGCCATATTTAGATCATGCACATcagtgctcttagctaagagcaggcGCCGTGCCGTCAGCACGGCGGGTATCCTGCTCACCGTTGTGCTCTTGACAACAGCACGGCCCTGcgcttagagcatccgcatcggtgATCTCCGGGACGGACGACGTCCGTGCCGCtagcacggcgctgctcgatgcatcgagcacgtcagTGTCGCTGAGCAAGCTGACGTGGCGCAAcgggattggccaacggcatagccgtttgcattttcaatttttttttaaaaattgaagtttaatttaaaaattgtttttaaataaaaaaatattttcccacttcccaataaattatatctgttttctctccacttttaatttatttatcaatttttcccccaaaattcacattttcatctataaatacccccatttCCATACAAAAAAATTtccaccacactacacaattctcatctaaattctatcatcaattctcaatctttcactcttacaaaaaaaaatgtccgactccggcgatcacccctccgactcccacAGTTGAAACCACGAATgtttcggctcacaaccattccctagtccggaaatgCAATTCttggcccctcctcaaacccaaggttctcaaattctgggtggctaccggccttacccggtggatgACCAAGATGCCctcgatgggcgatacgggtgggcacccgaacccggatcgggagggagcggcgacactcaaactcctcctactcctactcctcgtggtgtTCGTGTTCAGGGTCGTGGCGGTGATAGTCATcacgtccgcaccccgtacactctggcggagatggatcaattattcaaagcctatttgattatctccgaagatccggaggttggcacgaaccaaagcggggataAGTTTTGATGGCGCGTCTCTCGTCGGTACTGTTAGATTTTGTATACttgaaatcacctttcgagtgattgaatactgtaaaaactcttattttattttccaaggaataaaaaagattatttttgtcatgatgttgttatgttttacatttaatggatgtttattgcatgtttaaatgtataaataaattaacaaagtctaagtctttattttagtagaccggttgtgggagtcttccactttaaggtaacacggtcagttctgaacaaagaaaaataagaatttcacaactcagataggcttagactacctatcgtgaaaggttgcaatgtcagtccgcatatttctaagccttactgaaataagatgacattggtgtggtagagcactgaattggatctaacaacgagacaagtctttatgatatctatagaaaaacaaaatcttgataattatttatttcttaatcaatatacgttagcattgagcatacggtattgattatgcattactttgacttaccaaatggtgcgggtttttcgcaacccaataaacctggtatattgggtagtggtgatttatatctagcgatgctaggattgctattatgttgaatcgtgcgcgaagtgagtctcatttgataacgtcctcaagaggagctcgaaataaggctttattattcggaacctagctagttggagtttgattactctatgaataataaataagcgtttcttgctgagtccattcttggaattaataagatgtttgTTAATTAAATCtatagcagacactaattaagtaatggatgtttctatcttaagcgcgagaaataaatgacaaacaatggAAAACTCGAATTACTTacaatttcggatttggatggggagttcaatattacttctgtagtggttgctcataatattccaattaaaagcGTATAATAAATTGTGATTTAAGTCCTaatattctggtgagatcaggcCACCCTGATATCAGTTTACaatccgggaaccagtcagaagatccgtggtttggtattcaagatcttcacgtggagaaggcgctagctatcttcgattctttgaaGAA contains the following coding sequences:
- the LOC121790572 gene encoding bZIP transcription factor RISBZ3-like, whose product is MLSTFPASFSADALLGNPFEPGFPWENHDLPFLFNQQDEPPVVAPIEPESVSSNSVSPTQNPALSSGSADSNRNDPKTSLSSGSDDQDPDKFNKKRSGCSETVLDDRKRRRMMSNRESAQRSRMRKQKHLENLRNQANRLKVGNREQMNRLRLIVSQTRMFRGENERLRNEAVVLRQRLWDIRQVLVVRQLQQIMNPMQMLNNHPTL